From Nicotiana tabacum cultivar K326 chromosome 22, ASM71507v2, whole genome shotgun sequence, one genomic window encodes:
- the LOC142176319 gene encoding uncharacterized protein LOC142176319: MNLFMNNQRVDLFGLLKTKIKRAKAQQAALNLCIGWSFTTNLVKHPAGRIWVVWKPGVNDVNMTSVTEQLIHYMVQHRGTGKQFNITIVYGFNNQSMRTQLWKDNKSIHQQIKGSWAITEDFNCILSTEERMGSLVTMAEIREFKKCMEECSMQDMRSSGAFYTWSNKQPGGSRVLSRIDRVLVNFEWMTKLPASEVHYMQPGLFDHSPGIISWEGGGQ; this comes from the coding sequence ATGAACCTGTTTATGAACAACcaaagagttgacttatttggtCTTCTGAAAACAAAGATTAAGAGAGCTAAGGCACAACAAGCTGCTCTTAATCTATGCATTGGGTGGTCATTTACTACGAACTTAGTAAAGCATCCGGCAGGGAGGATATGGGTTGTATGGAAACCTGGAGTAAATGATGTCAATATGACAAGTGTAACTGAGCAACTTATACACTATATGGTCCAACATAGAGGGACAGGAAAACAATTCAATATTACAATAGTCTATGGGTTTAACAATCAAAGCATGAGAACGCAACTATGGAAAGATAACAAGAGTATACACCAACAAATTAAAGGGTCTTGGGCAATAACGGAGGACTTTAATTGCATCTTGAGTACTGAAGAAAGAATGGGGAGCTTGGTTACTATGGCAGAAATCAGGGAGTTTAAAAAATGTATGGAGGAGTGCTCAATGCAAGACATGAGATCTTCAGGAGCCTTCTATACTTGGAGCAACAAACAACCAGGAGGAAGCAGAGTACTAAGCAGAATAGACAGAGTCCTTGTCAACTTTGAATGGATGACAAAGTTGCCAGCATCAGAGGTCCATTACATGCAACCAGGGCTATTTGATCATTCCCCGGGCATAATTAGTTGGGAGGGAGGTGGGCAGTAG
- the LOC107808874 gene encoding uncharacterized protein LOC107808874 isoform X1, with product MRSALLYILKEGLDKKCPNLQRQNLSKIFRCKLPVHIPICTWSKVVHSPLSSKQNSTSIQTEKGKHINLDFQEFNEQPKLAPSLDSAVAKFCSLKMVFRRILVLMMGCLGCADQPTEPNDNLQESKTVVDESAISTTTTCRVRLSDGRFLAYRERGVPKNKCKYRIIIVHGFGSSKEMSFMASEELLDVMEIYLLIYDRAGYGESDPNPKRSVKSEASDIEELADQLQLGSKYYVIGVSLGCYPAWSCIKRIPQKLAGVALVVPFVNYKWRSLPDDLTKDDYRKQLSRLAIWLTRYTPGLLHWWLTQKLFPSATALEGNPTFFCDKDLDVLKNTPGYQLFTQDGLKKRRVFDSLRRDFIVAFSKWDFDPLELSNPYAQNESSVHIWQGYEDKVVPVQLQRYVAQSLPWIRYHEVPDGGHLLVYDTVVCEAILKSLLLGEDPPLYRPKLAS from the exons atgagatcaGCACTCCTCTATATTTTGAAAGAGGGGCTAGACAAGAAATGTCCAAACTTACAAAGACAAAACCTTAGTAAAATATTCAGATGTAAATTACCTGTACACATCCCCATTTGCACATGGTCTAAGGTGGTCCACTCTCCATTGTCTAGCAAACAGAACTCAACTTCCATTCaaacagaaaaaggaaaacaCATAAATTTGGATTTTCAAGAATTTAATGAGCAGCCAAAGCTAGCACCAAGTCTTGATTCTGCTGTGGCTAAGTTTTGTTCTTTG aaaATGGTGTTTAGAAGAATTCTTGTGCTGATGATGGGGTGTTTAGGATGTGCTGATCAGCCAACAGAACCAAATGATAATTTGCAGGAATCAAAGACAGTAGTAGATGAATCTGCTATTAGTACTACTACTACTTGTAGAGTCAGACTTAGTGATGGGAGATTTTTGGCTTATAGGGAAAGAGGAGTGCCTAAAAACAAGTGCAAATACAGAATTATCATTGTTCATGGATTTGGAAGCTCCAAAGAAATGAGCTTTATGGCTTCTGAG GAACTCCTGGATGTAATGGAGATATACCTTCTGATATACGATAGAGCCGGATATGGAGAGAGTGATCCAAATCCAAAGCGCTCAGTTAAAAGCGAAGCATCTGATATTGAAGAGTTAGCTGATCAGTTGCAATTAGGATCTAAGTATTACGTTATTGGCGTGTCGTTGGGATGTTACCCCGCTTGGAGCTGCATCAAACGCATTCCTCAAAA GCTTGCTGGAGTTGCTCTAGTTGTCCCATTTGTCAATTACAAATGGCGTTCGCTACCTGATGATCTAACGAAAGATGACTACAGGAAACAACTCAGCCGATTAGCGATTTGGCTCACGCGTTATACGCCAGGGCTATTACATTGGTGGTTGACTCAAAAACTATTCCCTTCAGCTACTGCTCTTGAAGGAAATCCTACATTTTTTTGTGACAAAGATCTCGACGTTTTGAAGAATACACCAGGATATCAACTATTCACTCAG GACGGGCTAAAGAAACGAAGGGTATTCGACTCCCTTCGTCGTGACTTTATTGTAGCTTTTAGCAAGTGGGATTTCGATCCACTGGAGCTAAGTAACCCGTACGCACAAAACGAAAGCTCTGTTCACATCTGGCAAGGTTATGAGGACAAAGTTGTGCCTGTTCAATTACAAAGATACGTCGCGCAAAGTCTCCCTTGGATTCGATATCATGAAGTTCCAGATGGTGGTCATTTGCTTGTGTATGATACTGTAGTTTGTGAAGCTATATTAAAGTCGCTTTTGCTCGGGGAAGATCCTCCATTGTACAGGCCAAAGTTAGCTAGCTGA
- the LOC107808874 gene encoding uncharacterized protein LOC107808874 isoform X2 gives MRSALLYILKEGLDKKCPNLQRQNLSKIFRCKLPVHIPICTWSKVVHSPLSSKQNSTSIQTEKGKHINLDFQEFNEQPKLAPSLDSAVAKFCSLKMVFRRILVLMMGCLGCADQPTEPNDNLQESKTVVDESAISTTTTCRVRLSDGRFLAYRERGVPKNKCKYRIIIVHGFGSSKEMSFMASEELLDVMEIYLLIYDRAGYGESDPNPKRSVKSEASDIEELADQLQLGSKYYVIGVSLGCYPAWSCIKRIPQKLAGVALVVPFVNYKWRSLPDDLTKDDYRKQLSRLAIWLTRYTPGLLHWWLTQKLFPSATALEGNPTFFCDKDLDVLKNTPGYQLFTQMNQMAELYIRS, from the exons atgagatcaGCACTCCTCTATATTTTGAAAGAGGGGCTAGACAAGAAATGTCCAAACTTACAAAGACAAAACCTTAGTAAAATATTCAGATGTAAATTACCTGTACACATCCCCATTTGCACATGGTCTAAGGTGGTCCACTCTCCATTGTCTAGCAAACAGAACTCAACTTCCATTCaaacagaaaaaggaaaacaCATAAATTTGGATTTTCAAGAATTTAATGAGCAGCCAAAGCTAGCACCAAGTCTTGATTCTGCTGTGGCTAAGTTTTGTTCTTTG aaaATGGTGTTTAGAAGAATTCTTGTGCTGATGATGGGGTGTTTAGGATGTGCTGATCAGCCAACAGAACCAAATGATAATTTGCAGGAATCAAAGACAGTAGTAGATGAATCTGCTATTAGTACTACTACTACTTGTAGAGTCAGACTTAGTGATGGGAGATTTTTGGCTTATAGGGAAAGAGGAGTGCCTAAAAACAAGTGCAAATACAGAATTATCATTGTTCATGGATTTGGAAGCTCCAAAGAAATGAGCTTTATGGCTTCTGAG GAACTCCTGGATGTAATGGAGATATACCTTCTGATATACGATAGAGCCGGATATGGAGAGAGTGATCCAAATCCAAAGCGCTCAGTTAAAAGCGAAGCATCTGATATTGAAGAGTTAGCTGATCAGTTGCAATTAGGATCTAAGTATTACGTTATTGGCGTGTCGTTGGGATGTTACCCCGCTTGGAGCTGCATCAAACGCATTCCTCAAAA GCTTGCTGGAGTTGCTCTAGTTGTCCCATTTGTCAATTACAAATGGCGTTCGCTACCTGATGATCTAACGAAAGATGACTACAGGAAACAACTCAGCCGATTAGCGATTTGGCTCACGCGTTATACGCCAGGGCTATTACATTGGTGGTTGACTCAAAAACTATTCCCTTCAGCTACTGCTCTTGAAGGAAATCCTACATTTTTTTGTGACAAAGATCTCGACGTTTTGAAGAATACACCAGGATATCAACTATTCACTCAG ATGAACCAGATGGCAGAACTCTACATCCGCTCCTGA